A stretch of DNA from Ranitomeya variabilis isolate aRanVar5 chromosome 1, aRanVar5.hap1, whole genome shotgun sequence:
atggggagatgtttgtatagcaacaattttaacttgccctcatcacgacctctaccggggaccgaagacccaagtttgccctttgttttagttggtgatgaggcattccaacttgggcaaaatctcctcaaaccgtactcaagccgcagtctgaactccaccaagcgcatttttaattatcgcttgagccgggcaagacgttatgtggagtgcgcctttgggattttgacattaaaatggcgaattctattaacgtgcatgcaactgcaaccagaaaatgtggaccgtgttgtgaaggcatgcatctgtctgcataattttgtggccagacatgaaccccaggtggttgaccccgatgaatgtgagtcgaacctcatgagcattgaatctactgctgttcggtctgcagcacaaataatgaggatccgtgaccaatttgcacagtacttcatacatgaggggcatgttccatggcaagacagacacgtgtaaaatttatttcaagtctgaagctgtgtcctgatgtgttttttgttttttgggttttttttatttcccatatgtcttgtaaaatatgtcttgtaaaatgttacattactgttatgttgtgttcacagtcatacaagaatcagattttaaacagtttacttaagtttctgaatttttatgaaagaacagttgtgaacttgttacatatgatatcccatagggatgtaaaaaaacacacacgaaattgggtggtaaaaaaacaataaaccaaagaacgtgaaacacagtttgcacctggctggggacactgagctgtactatagactctggtattgcgcgggTGTATTGTCCGCCcaggtgtatgatggactgctactttgtctctgatgttcaaTGCTCGGTTCACACcgggctctatattgagggttgtaggccggcatgtctatgcttctggttctcgatggagctggctcctggggtcccacaaattcctcaagaaggtcattcagtctttgccgaaacaaaaggtttctgtgtgccgggatattttgtgctacgggaacataggacaaaaaaagtagcttccactcatttgcagaatatacagactcgcgagattgtaagtcggtaatttcccgcctcaggtctttcagttcactccgacacatgtcctcaacccgctgaagtccatcgacaataatggcatcagcttcatctttttgtgaagctcgcttgcgtccacgcactgattgcaaccgggcactcacacctgaagccacagtgcttctctccccagatcgtggctcgctgatgacagagacgtcttcagtgcccgtctgctgacttggttccagtggagatggctccagttcttctgcctgtctaggcgcggcggtactgcatatcgtgctggaaccaaaaaaaaaaatatatttagctttaatttttaaacaattttgtctcgcacGCAGACtaatttgtacttacgagcgctgagacactgttttttgaagaaagagcaattgctcgtaatgcacatacggg
This window harbors:
- the LOC143793953 gene encoding uncharacterized protein LOC143793953, translating into MEKSSTSKKKIADAVHTRWKSIRDRFVRDYRNSQNPPSGSGAKRVTPYVHYEQLLFLQKTVSQRSTICSTAAPRQAEELEPSPLEPSQQTGTEDVSVISEPRSGERSTVASGVSARLQSVRGRKRASQKDEADAIIVDGLQRVEDMCRSELKDLRREITDLQSRESVYSANEWKLLFLSYVPVAQNIPAHRNLLFRQRLNDLLEEFVGPQEPAPSRTRSIDMPAYNPQYRARCEPSIEHQRQSSSPSYTWADNTPAQYQSL